In Herpetosiphonaceae bacterium, the genomic window ACGGAACAAAGAACAAAGAACAGATGGCAGCCGAGATACCGTTGCCAATCCGATGTTCGATGGAAACAAAGCATAAACAGGAGGTTGACCTTGCTTGCCCTTTGCTCGTTCCTCTCCTTGCTAATCCATGATCCGGGAGCCGGTTCGAGAAACACACGATTCCGCATCAGAAAGGGATATTGGGAGGACGCTCCCAAGCGCCCGCCTGACGGCTCGCAAGCTAGTTTTCATCAGAACAAGGAACAAAGAGAATGCACCACGTCATACTCTTTGTTCTTTGTTCCGGGCGCCCTCTGGGCGTCTTTGTTCTTCTCAGGCCGACTCGGCAAACTTCTCGGCCAGGTCTTCCGACACGTCCAGATTAGAAAAGACCTTTTGCACATCGTCCAGATCTTCGAGCTTTTCCATCAGCCGTAGCGCCTGCATGGCGGTCGTCTCGCTGTCGGGCGTGAACGGCGTGGTCGGCTTCATCAGCCGCTCGACATTGGTGATCGGCAAGCTCTGCGCCTGAAGCGCCGTCCGCACCGCGTTGAGATCTTCAAACGCGGTATAGACCTCCACCTGATTGCCGTCGACCTCGACATCATCCGCGCCCGCGTCGATCGCCTGTAACATCACCTCGTCGGGATCGAACTTCTGGCCGTCGGGAAACTCAAGCGTGATCAGACCTTTGTTCTCGAACATCCACGAGACTGAGCCGCTCTCGCCCAGGTTGCCGCCGCCCTTGGTAAAGGTCGAGCGCACTTCGGCAGCCGTGCGGTTGCGGTTATCCGTGGCCGCCTGCACGATGATCGCCACGCCGCCCGGCGCATAGCCTTCATAGTAAATTTCGTCGATCGCCGCTTCGCTGCCCTTGCCCATGCCCCGGTCGATCGCGCGCTGGATGTTATCGCTCGGCATGTTGTTCTGCTTGGCTTTGTCCACGGCCAGACGCAGGCGAAAGTTCATCTCGGGATCGCCGCTGCCGCCTTCACGCGCCGCGACCGTTATTTCACGCGCCAGCTTGGTGAAGAGCGCGCCGCGCTTCTGATCGAGAACGCCTTTTGTGCGACGAATAGAGTGCCATTTGGAATGGCCTGACATACATCTATCTCCTTTGCAACAGCTTTTGCAGCCTTCATTATAGCCAGCCGCGCGACGATGGGCAACCGTGGCACAGTCCGCCCCGTCGCTCTTTATAGGCCGCGATCGGCCCTCGTGCAAACAGAAAGCCCACGGCCTAGACCGTGGGCTGCCGTCGATTGGCGGATGCTTACAGCTCGGTGGCGGTGCTGCCCGGCGCAACCACGACGCTGTTCTGCGGCGATGGCAGCGGCGCGGCGCGTCCGTTGCCGCTCGGATCGTAGCGCTTGACGCGGCTCAAGATCTCGCGCAGCTCCTCGCCGCCCAAAGTCTCGATCTCAAGCAGCTTGTTCGACAGATCGTGCAGCACCTCGGTGTTCTGCTCCAGCACGATCCGGGCTCGCTCGTGCGCGGTATCGACCAGCCGCTTCACTTCGAGGTCGATCTGGCGCGCCGTCTCCTCGGAATAGTTGCGCTGCTCCGAGATCTCGCGGCCCAGGAAGATCATCTCCTGCGCCTCGCCTAGCTGGATCGGGCCGAGCTTTTCGCTCATGCCGAAGCGCGTCACCATCGCGCGCGCCGTGCGCGTCACGGCCTGGATGTCGCTGCCCGCGCCCGTGGTGTAGTCCACCAGGATCAGCTCCTCGGCGGCACGACCACCCAGCGCGTAGGCCATCTCGGCCTCGAACTGCTGCACCGTGCGATAGTTCTGATCGTCCTCAGGCAGGAACAGCGTATAGCCGCCAGCCCGTCCGCGCGGCACGATCGTGATCTTGTGGACCGGATTGGCCTTGGGCATTGCCGCGCCCACGATCGCGTGACCGGCCTCGTGATACGCCGTCAGCCGCTTCTCCTCAGGCGTCATCACCCGCGAGCGCCGCTCAGGACCGCCCAGCATCATGCGCTCGGTCGCATCCTCAAGATCGAGCATGCTGATGCGCTTCTTGCCGCGCCGCGCCGCGAGGATCGCCGCCTCGTTGACGATATTCGCCAGATCCGCGCCCGAAGCGCCCGGCGTCACCTTGGCGATCGCCTCCATGTTGACATCTTCGTTGAGCGGCTTGCCCTTGGTATGCACCTTGAGAATATCCAGCCGCCCGCGAATATCCGGCGCGTCCAGAATCACCTGGCGGTCGAAGCGTCCGGGCCGCACCAGCGCCGGATCGAGCACGTCGGGCCGGTTGGTCGCCGCGATCACGATCACGTTGGTGTTGGTGTCGAAGCCGTCCATCTCGACTAGGATCTGGTTGAGCGTCTGCTCGCGCTCGTCGTGCGAGCCGCCCAGGCCCGCGCCGCGCTGCCGACCCACTGCGTCGATCTCGTCGATGAAGATGATACAGGGCGCGTTGCGCTTGGCCTGATCGAACAGGTCGCGCACGCGGCTTGCGCCCACGCCGACGAACATCTCGACGAACTCGGAGCCGGAGATCGAGAAGAAGGGCACGCCCGCCTCGCCCGCAACCGCGCGGCTAAGCAGCGTCTTGCCGGTGCCTGGAGGGCCAACCATCAGCACGCCGCGCGGAATACGCGCGCCGAGCTGCGCGAACTTATCGGGGAACTTCAAGAACTCGACCACCTCGGTCAGATCTTGCTTGGCCTCTTCCTGGCCCGCCACATCGGCAAATGTCACCGTCGGCTTATCGCCCGTGAACATCCGCGCGCGGCTCTTGCCGAAGCTGAGCGCCTGGTTGTTCGAGCCTTGCGCCTGGCGCATAAAGAAGACGAAGAACCCGATCAGCAGCAGCATCGGCAGCACCACCGTGAAGGCGCTCAGAATACCGCCCCACGCCGGTGGCTTCTCGGTGCTCAGCTCAGGCTCCTTGAAGTCGGGAATCGGCACATCCTGGCCTGCTGCCCGCTGCGCCAGAACCTTCTGTAGCTCGGTGCTCTTGACCGTCTCCAGATACTCTGCAACAGGAGTGCGGTCGCTCTTGGTGACGCGACCGGCGGGCTTGGCGTTCTCATCGCAGCCACCTTGGCGCGTATAGTAGGTGAGCGTGCTGCCGTCCGCCGACTCGACCAGTCGGCAGATGTCGCCCTTCAGCGCTCCGTCGATCACCTGGTTGAACGTCAGACCTTGCGATCCGGCAGTGCCCGTACCGTTGATATACTGTGCGATCAACGCCAGCGCTGCAACCAGGATAATAAGATAGACGAAGCTGTTACGCAGCCAGCGATTATCTCCCATGAGTCGTTCCTTTCGTGACTCGCTGCCTCTTACCCATCATCGGATGGGCATTGCATTTACTGCTTTTGCGCGTACATCTCAGGATGCAGCACGCCTACATACGGTAAATTCCGGTAACGCTCGGCATAATCCAAGCCGTACCCAACCACAAATTCATTAGGAATATCAAATCCGCTGTAATCGATCTGGACATCGGCTCTGCGTCGGCTGGGCTTGTTCAGCAGCGTACACACGCGCAGACTGGCAGGGTTGCGGCGCTGCAAGCTTTCCCGCAGGTAGGCCAGCGTCAAGCCGCTATCGACAATATCTTCGACGATCAGCACATGCTTGCCGCCGATGTCGGTGTCGAGATCTTTGAGAATACGCACCACACCGCTTGTCTCGGTCGCCTGTCCATAGGATGAGATCGCAATAAAGTCCAGCGTGATGTGCCGTTGCAAGGAGCGTGCCAGGTCCACAATAAACATAATCGAGCCTTTGAGCACGCCGATGAGCAAGAGCTCGCTCACATCGGCATAGTCGCGGCTAATCTGCTGCGCAAGCTCACGAATGCGCTGCTGGATGCGATCGTGATCCAACAAAACATAGGCGATCTCGTCGTGGATGTTTCCCTGATTATGCTCCATCTGCTCCTCTCATGCTCTCCAAGCATCGTGCTCAAGCGCCCGTCTCGGCGCTGAGCCATAGCGTGGTACGTCGAATGTGTAGCCAGAGCTTCTGCGGGAGTTGAACCCGCCGCCGTCCATCGACGATCGCCGCCAGGATCAGGTCGATGTGCCTGGCCTCAAGCTCGGCCTGCGCTGCGAGAAGCTGCGCCGCCTTACGGAGCAGCCTGCGCTGCAAGGCCCGGTGCAACTGCATAAAGTGCTGTCGGTCGAGCAGGATGCCATCGGCCTGTAGCTGGGCTACATCCTGCCAGGCGCGCTCCACCAGCTCGTTCAGCAGATCGTCCTCTTCGGCGCATACCCGTGCTGTACGCCCTAGTGTCGCCACAATACTAGGATTATACGTTTTTAACAGCGGAATAATGTGATCCCGAACACGATTCCGCAGGTAGATCGGCAATTGGTTCGAGGAATCGTAGCGCGGCTCAAGATGATGCTCGGCACAGTGTGCCTCGACCTGCGCGCGAGTCGTTTCGAGCAGCGGTCGAACCAGCGCGATCGGCGGCTGCTCCGGTTGCAGCAGGTCGACATCGGCGGTGCGCCTGGGCCGCATCGCGCCGAGTCCACTCGGACCCGCGCCGCGCAGCAGCCGCAGCAGCACGGTTTCGGCCTGGTCGTCGGCGGTGTGCCCCAGCGCGATCGTCTCCGCTCCGACCGTCTGCGCTGTCTCGACCAGGAAGCGCAAGCGTACGGCACGCGCGGTAGCTTCGATACCTGTGCGCCGCTCACGGGCGATAGCCGCGACATCTTCACGGCCAAGCGTTACCGGCAAGCGCCACGCGGCGGCAGTGCGCGCGACAAACTCGGCATCGGCGGCGGAGTCTGGACGGAGCTGATGATCCAGATGGGCGACATGCAGCCGCAGCTTCCGCTCCGGCGCGAGCCCGTGCAGCAGATGCAGCAGACACAGCGAGTCCGGCCCGCCCGAAACCGCCACGACGACGGTCGCGCCCGTGCCCAGCAGCGCATACCGATCGCTGAAAGCGCTGACCTGCTCAAGAAGCGTTGCCATGCCGTGACCCGAAAATAACTAAACCGGCTCCCTACGGAACCGGTTTCGATGCTGGTGCTGGGGGAGAGAATCGAACTCTCGACCTTGGGGTTATGAATCCCACGCTCTAACCATCTGAGCTACCCCAGCGTGTGTTGGCTTGCAATGTGATTGCTCATGCTGCGATACAAGATGTACCAGCAACATGAGCAATTCAAGATGGTAGCGGCGGCAGGATTCGAACCTGCGACCTTCGGGTTATGAGCCCGACGAGCTGCCACTGCTCCACGCCGCGACGACATAGGGCATCATACCACGCCCTACACCGCTTGTCAAACGGCGATGCGCGTGATCAGCTCGATCAGCAGCCGGGTATGCGCCGTCAGATCGTCCAGCGGCACATGCTCGTCGGGGCCGAAGAGCGAGCTGGTCGGACGCTCCAGCCCGCAGCTTATCAGCGGCGCGTCCGGCGCGAGCACTGCGGCGGGCGCGGCAAATGGCGCGAGCGGCAGCACATGCGCCGGTTGTCCATAGATCGGCGCGGCAGCCTGCGCCGCATCGAAGGGTAGCTCCGCCGATTGGACCGGCCCGTACGCGCCGGGAAGCTGTGTCACCCGCAGATTGGTAAAGCCGCGCGTCTCCATGTGGGCCTTTAAAAGCTCCAGGAGTCGTGCCGGTTGCAGATCGTGTACGAGCTGAAATTGAAGCTCGGCGCTGGCACGCTGTGGAATCGATGGGACGCTGCCGCCGCCGACGCTCAGGCTGCTGATGTTGCAGGTTGGCGAGAAGGTTTCGGTCCGCGCCAGCATCGCGCCGCTGACTCCGGCCAAAAACTGGCTGACGCCCCAGGCATCGCGCCGCGCCTGATCGCCGACATCCAGGCGCTGTACGGCGTTGAGCGCCTGGCGGCTCGGCGGCACGATCTCGTCGTAAAAACCCTCGATCAGGATCTCCTCGAACTCGCTCTTGATGCTGCTGAGCGCCAGCACGAGCGTCCAGATCGGATTGTGTACGGTCGCGGCGTACGTGGGAGGCAGCACGGTGCTGGCCGTCGTCGCCTGAAGCTCGACCTGCAACAGACCTTTGACGCCGGTATAGAGCAAGGGCAATCCCGCGCCATCGAAGCCGCCGCCGCTCCACAGGCAGAGATCGCACGGCCCCAGCGTATCCTGCACCGCGCCGAGATGCGGGCTGCCGATCAGGCTCTCGCCTTCCACCACCACCACCACGTTCATCGGCAGGCGCTGGTTGATCAACGTCTGGAGCGCCGCCGCCCGCGCGACCAGCTCGCCTTTGACGACAGCGCCACGGGCGTACAGCTTGTTGTCCTCGATCGCGGGACGAAACGGCTCGTTGGTCCAGCTCCGCCGCAGGCCGGTCGGCGGAACATCGTAGCGCCCATAGATCACCAGGGTCCGCTCGGCGCTGGCATCGTAGCGCCCGACGACGATCGGCGCTCCCGACGCTGGAATCAGCCGACAATCAAGGCCAACATCGCGTAGAATCGCGACGACGCTATCGGCGCACTCGGCTAGTCCGCGCGCCTGCCCCGAAACGGAGGGCTGGGCGCAGAGGAGTCGAAGGTTGTTGAGCAGTACCTCTGGCTCTGGGCTGGCGGGATGGTTCACGCTGATCTCCTTCATGCGGGAGTCGTAGTATCATCGACCGTTATTATACTGTCAAGCCGATAGGCTGTAGCCCATGTTGGGAGAGGTTTCGATGGATCACCACCTACGTCTCTTTATCGCGATCGATCTGCCGCACGATGTTAAGCAGTTGCTACACGATCTGCAAGCGCAGCTCAGGCGGCAGACCCAGGCCGTACGCTGGAGCGATCCGCAGGGTACGCACCTGACCTTGAAGTTTCTCGGCGGCACGCGCGCCGCGCTGGTGCCTGCGATCATCGAGGAGCTGGAGCGCGCCGCTGCGGGCCACCGCCCCTTTACGCTGCGCACCGACGCGCTGGGCCTGTTTCCGAACCCGAAGCGACCGCGTGTGGTCTGGCTGGGCGTGACGGGCGATCTCGCGGCGCTTGAGCAGGTGCAGGCCGATGTCGAGCGACGGATCGCGCCGCTGGGCTTTCCAACCGAGCAGCGCCGTTTTAGCCCGCACCTGACGCTTGGCCGCAGCCCCAAAGATCCAACGCCCGACGCGCTTGCCTCGATGAGCCGCGCTGTGGCTCAGACCAGTGTACTACAGAAGATCGCATTTGCGGTCGACCAGATCGTGCTGATGCGATCCGAGCTGCGTCCGGAGGGCGCGCGCTACACGCCCGTGGCACATGCGCGGCTTGACGCCTCGGCCTAGCTTGGTATAATGGCCCCGCTGATAGACCTGAAATAGGCTCCCCTGTGCGCCTCATGCTAGAAAGTACCCGCATTGATAACACCACTCCGCATTGCAGTTTGTGGCCCCGGCCAGGCAGATACGCCGATACTGGCGCTTGCCGAAGCCGTCGGGCTTGGCCTGGCGCGCTCCGGCGCGATTGTGCTGTGCGGCGGCCTGGGTGGTGTGATGGAAGCGGTATGCCGGGGCGCGCGGCAAGCTGGCGGTCTTACCGTTGGTCTGCTTCCATCGACGGATGCACTCGCCGCAAATCCGTCGGTGGCGCTGCCGATTGTCACCGGAATGGGCGAGGCTCGGAATGCGATCCTGATCCACAGCGCCGAGGCGGTCATCGCCGTTGGCGGCGGCTGGGGCACGCTCTCCGAGATCGCGCTGGCCCGTCGAGCGGGCCTAACCGTTGTGGGCCTGCAAAGCTGGGCACCCAGCGGCGCAGAGTCGCTCGTCGAGGCCGTGACAACACCTGAGGAAGCGGTCGAGCGCGCGGTAACGGCAGCCCGTCAGCGACGTGGTAGCGTCGGTTCAGCGGTCTATCACATTGACATCAGCGCTTCAAACGTATAATGAAGCCGCTTCTAACGATGTCTGCGTACTGGTTTTGGGCTGATACACGCCCCAAGGAGGAATCCATGCGACGACGCGCGTCTGTCAGCGCTCTGCTCGTCTTGCTCGCCGCGCTGTTGGTGCTTCCAACGCTCGCCGAGGCAAGCCCGCCGCCCCCGCAAGTTCAATATTTTAAAGAGTCAGGCCATGCCGCGCATAACTGGTACTGGCAGTTCTGGAAGAGCACGCCGAATGCACTCCGCATTCTGGGCTATCCGATCTCAGAGCCGTTCGTGCAGGAGAGCTTTACCGAGCCCGGTAAGTTCTACCGCGTACAGTACTTTGAGCGCGCGGTGCTTGAAGAGCATCCAGAAAACTTTGGCCGCGACGGCAACCGATTCTATGTCCTGGGCCGCCTGCTTGGTAACGAGCTGATCAAGGGCCGCGAGAACGAAGAGCCCTTCAGGCCAGTCGCCTCGATCCCCTCCAACGCCAACCAGACCTGGTTCCGCGAGACTCAGCACACGCTGCGCAACGATGCCACCAGGGGTCCGTTCAAGTCGTTCTGGGAGCAGTACGGCGGCCTGCTGGTCTTTGGCTATCCCAAGTCGGAGCCGTTCCAGGAGCGCAACCCCGATACGGGCGAGACATACTGGGTGCAGTACTTCGAGCGCAACCGCTTCGAGTTCCATCCCAACGAGCGTGATCCAGCCTATCGCGTGCTGCTTGGTCGCCTTGGCGATCAGTATGCCAAGCAGAATCCCGACAAGATCGATGGCGATGCGTTCAACTATCGCGAGCCTGCCGGCTCGCTGCCGGAGCCGTTCATCTACGGCTCGAACGCGCAGCTCTACTACGTCGATCGCGAGCGCACGCTGACACTTGCCAAGAACGCTTTCGAGGCCAACAACTACTCCGGCACCGGAACGTGGATTCGCCAGCAGGTGCCGTGGCAGGATCACATGAACGCCGACGGCTCGATCGCCTGGGGTGAGCTTGATAAGGTCGTTGCGGAGGCGGACGCGAAGAAGGTCAGGCTGCTCTTCAGCGTCGTGCGCGCGCCCGGCTGGGCTACCTCGGACGGCGGGCATGGCATGCCCACCAGGGCAAACTTCGGACGCTTTGGACAGTTCATGGGCGCGCTCGCCACGCGCTACCGTGGCCGGGTCCACGCCTACGAGATCTGGAACGAGCAGAACTACGCCGTCGAGAATGGCGGTGTGGTCGCGGAAGCGCCGTTCTATGTCGATCTGCTGGTCACAGGCTACAATGCGATCAAGGCCGCCGATCCGAACGCGATCGTCGTTTCGGGCTCGCCCACGCCCACTGAAACCAACAAGTCCAACGTCGCCTACAGCGATCTGACCTACTTCCGGGCGATGTTCCGCGATCCGCGCTTCCGCGCGCACATGGATGTCGTCGGCGTTCACCCGGCAGGCACACTCAATCCGCCGGACTCGCTGCCCGATCCGGGCCGCAACATCACCAACATCTGCGACACCTGGAACGGCAACATGGAGTTCTACTTCCGCCGTCTTGAGCAGATCCGCCAGATCATGGTCGAAGAAGGCCTGTCGGATCGTCAGATGTGGGTGACGGAGTTCGGCTGGGCGACGCAGAACAACACGCCGGGCTACGAATACGGCCAGTGCAACTCGATGGAAGAGCAGGCGCAGTACATCAAGCGCGCGATCGAGCTTGCTCGCTACAACTACGCTCCGTGGGTCGGCGCGATGTTTGTCTGGAACCTGAACTTTGCCGTGACGTGGCAGGGCGCTGGTAATCCGTTCCACGAGCAGGCATCGTTCGGTATCCTGAACCCCGACTGGAGCCCGCGACAGGCGTTCAACGCCATCCAAAATATGCCGAAGCCCTAAATCTGGCGCGGCTATGTCGGAGGGAGGAGCGCAGGGCGGACTCAAGGATCGCTCTCGCTCTTCCTTTTTGTTTCTCTGGTACACTGCCATCAATGAGACTACAGATGTGAGATGAGCCATCGAGGAGGCTATTGGTGAAAAAACGATCATGGCGCGGCAGACAATTGTGGGTCGGCCTCATGCTGATCGGCCTGCTCCTGCCGCTGCTGGCAGCCTGCGGCGGAGTCGCTCCCGTAACGCCCGCCGATCGCACAACCACTGCCGAGCCGTCAGCAGCTCCGGCAGCCACGACAGATACAACAGCGCCGTCGGACACGCCAGCGACGCCATCAGAGACAACCCCTACTGAATCATCTGCTCCTTCAGCCACAAGCGAGCCTCAGAATACGCCGGGTACAAATACATCTAATATTCCCGAACGTCTGGAGTTCGGCACTGCGGCGCATCTGTACTACACCGATGCCGACCGCGTGATGAAGCTGGCGGAGATCGCGGGCTTCGATTGGATTCGGCAGCAGGTCCCGTGGAAAGATACCGAGGTGCCAGACCGGACCTTCGGCTTTCAAGAGCTTGATAAGGTGGTCGATACGGTGGCGGCCTACAAGAAAAAGCTGCTGCTGAGCGTTGCCAAATCGCCGGACTGGGCGACTGGCCGACCAGGCGATAACGGCCTGCCCCAGAAGAAAGAAGATTTTGGACGCTTCGTGGAAGAGCTGGCGAAGCGCTACAAGGGCAAGATCCACGGGATCGAGGTCTGGAACGAGCAAAACCTGGCGGTTGAGAACGGCGGTCGCGTGGCGGCGGAAGACGCCGGGCGCTATGTCGAGATGCTGAAAGAAGCCTACACCCGCATCAAGGCCGTCGATCCGAGTATCGTCGTCGTGGTGGGCGCGCTCTCGTCGACGGGCGTCACCGAGATCAATACCGCCGTCGATGACATAACCTACTATAAGGCGATGTACACCTACAACGGCGGCGAGATCAAGAACTACATGGATGCGCAGGGCTTCCACCCGGCGACGGCGCTCAACCCGCCCGACGCGCTGTGGCCCGACGAGCCAGGCCCCGGCCCGGGCTGGCAGGACAGCCGCACGCACTATTTCCGCCACATCGAGGACGTGCGCCAGGTGATGGTCGAGAACGGCGTCGGCGACAAGCAGATCTGGATCACCGAGATGGGCTGGGCTACCAAGAACAACACGCCGGGCTATGAGTACGGCAACCACGTCTCGCTTGAGCAGCAGGCCGAGTACCTGGAGGGCGCGCTGTTCCGCACCAAGACGCAGTACCAGGATTTCGTGGGCGTTGTCTTTATCTGGAACCTGAACTTCGCGATCACGTCGGCGCAGGCCGGGAACGAGTTTCACGAGCAGGCATCGTTCGGCATCCTGAACCCCGACTGGAGTCCGCGTCCGTCATTCACCGCGATCCAGGGCTTTATCAACGCCGAGCGACGCGGCAACCAGTAGCGACTACATCGCGCAGCCCCTCGGCTCAGCAGCGGATACGAGCCTGCGGCAGCATGGTACGGCTCAGGTAAAAGTGTGTGCTTTTGCGCTGTCAGCGCAAAAGCACACACCAGACAAGCGCAGGGACCGCTCTGCCGCACCCCGCAAGACCTCAGGCGTAAGCGCTGGACAATGCGCCTGACACAAAGCCCACCGGGCACGATAGCTCGGTGGGCC contains:
- a CDS encoding YebC/PmpR family DNA-binding transcriptional regulator, which translates into the protein MSGHSKWHSIRRTKGVLDQKRGALFTKLAREITVAAREGGSGDPEMNFRLRLAVDKAKQNNMPSDNIQRAIDRGMGKGSEAAIDEIYYEGYAPGGVAIIVQAATDNRNRTAAEVRSTFTKGGGNLGESGSVSWMFENKGLITLEFPDGQKFDPDEVMLQAIDAGADDVEVDGNQVEVYTAFEDLNAVRTALQAQSLPITNVERLMKPTTPFTPDSETTAMQALRLMEKLEDLDDVQKVFSNLDVSEDLAEKFAESA
- the ftsH gene encoding ATP-dependent zinc metalloprotease FtsH — its product is MGDNRWLRNSFVYLIILVAALALIAQYINGTGTAGSQGLTFNQVIDGALKGDICRLVESADGSTLTYYTRQGGCDENAKPAGRVTKSDRTPVAEYLETVKSTELQKVLAQRAAGQDVPIPDFKEPELSTEKPPAWGGILSAFTVVLPMLLLIGFFVFFMRQAQGSNNQALSFGKSRARMFTGDKPTVTFADVAGQEEAKQDLTEVVEFLKFPDKFAQLGARIPRGVLMVGPPGTGKTLLSRAVAGEAGVPFFSISGSEFVEMFVGVGASRVRDLFDQAKRNAPCIIFIDEIDAVGRQRGAGLGGSHDEREQTLNQILVEMDGFDTNTNVIVIAATNRPDVLDPALVRPGRFDRQVILDAPDIRGRLDILKVHTKGKPLNEDVNMEAIAKVTPGASGADLANIVNEAAILAARRGKKRISMLDLEDATERMMLGGPERRSRVMTPEEKRLTAYHEAGHAIVGAAMPKANPVHKITIVPRGRAGGYTLFLPEDDQNYRTVQQFEAEMAYALGGRAAEELILVDYTTGAGSDIQAVTRTARAMVTRFGMSEKLGPIQLGEAQEMIFLGREISEQRNYSEETARQIDLEVKRLVDTAHERARIVLEQNTEVLHDLSNKLLEIETLGGEELREILSRVKRYDPSGNGRAAPLPSPQNSVVVAPGSTATEL
- the hpt gene encoding hypoxanthine phosphoribosyltransferase: MEHNQGNIHDEIAYVLLDHDRIQQRIRELAQQISRDYADVSELLLIGVLKGSIMFIVDLARSLQRHITLDFIAISSYGQATETSGVVRILKDLDTDIGGKHVLIVEDIVDSGLTLAYLRESLQRRNPASLRVCTLLNKPSRRRADVQIDYSGFDIPNEFVVGYGLDYAERYRNLPYVGVLHPEMYAQKQ
- the tilS gene encoding tRNA lysidine(34) synthetase TilS → MATLLEQVSAFSDRYALLGTGATVVVAVSGGPDSLCLLHLLHGLAPERKLRLHVAHLDHQLRPDSAADAEFVARTAAAWRLPVTLGREDVAAIARERRTGIEATARAVRLRFLVETAQTVGAETIALGHTADDQAETVLLRLLRGAGPSGLGAMRPRRTADVDLLQPEQPPIALVRPLLETTRAQVEAHCAEHHLEPRYDSSNQLPIYLRNRVRDHIIPLLKTYNPSIVATLGRTARVCAEEDDLLNELVERAWQDVAQLQADGILLDRQHFMQLHRALQRRLLRKAAQLLAAQAELEARHIDLILAAIVDGRRRVQLPQKLWLHIRRTTLWLSAETGA
- a CDS encoding M20/M25/M40 family metallo-hydrolase, with the translated sequence MNHPASPEPEVLLNNLRLLCAQPSVSGQARGLAECADSVVAILRDVGLDCRLIPASGAPIVVGRYDASAERTLVIYGRYDVPPTGLRRSWTNEPFRPAIEDNKLYARGAVVKGELVARAAALQTLINQRLPMNVVVVVEGESLIGSPHLGAVQDTLGPCDLCLWSGGGFDGAGLPLLYTGVKGLLQVELQATTASTVLPPTYAATVHNPIWTLVLALSSIKSEFEEILIEGFYDEIVPPSRQALNAVQRLDVGDQARRDAWGVSQFLAGVSGAMLARTETFSPTCNISSLSVGGGSVPSIPQRASAELQFQLVHDLQPARLLELLKAHMETRGFTNLRVTQLPGAYGPVQSAELPFDAAQAAAPIYGQPAHVLPLAPFAAPAAVLAPDAPLISCGLERPTSSLFGPDEHVPLDDLTAHTRLLIELITRIAV
- the thpR gene encoding RNA 2',3'-cyclic phosphodiesterase, translated to MDHHLRLFIAIDLPHDVKQLLHDLQAQLRRQTQAVRWSDPQGTHLTLKFLGGTRAALVPAIIEELERAAAGHRPFTLRTDALGLFPNPKRPRVVWLGVTGDLAALEQVQADVERRIAPLGFPTEQRRFSPHLTLGRSPKDPTPDALASMSRAVAQTSVLQKIAFAVDQIVLMRSELRPEGARYTPVAHARLDASA
- a CDS encoding TIGR00725 family protein, which codes for MITPLRIAVCGPGQADTPILALAEAVGLGLARSGAIVLCGGLGGVMEAVCRGARQAGGLTVGLLPSTDALAANPSVALPIVTGMGEARNAILIHSAEAVIAVGGGWGTLSEIALARRAGLTVVGLQSWAPSGAESLVEAVTTPEEAVERAVTAARQRRGSVGSAVYHIDISASNV
- a CDS encoding cellulase family glycosylhydrolase, yielding MKKRSWRGRQLWVGLMLIGLLLPLLAACGGVAPVTPADRTTTAEPSAAPAATTDTTAPSDTPATPSETTPTESSAPSATSEPQNTPGTNTSNIPERLEFGTAAHLYYTDADRVMKLAEIAGFDWIRQQVPWKDTEVPDRTFGFQELDKVVDTVAAYKKKLLLSVAKSPDWATGRPGDNGLPQKKEDFGRFVEELAKRYKGKIHGIEVWNEQNLAVENGGRVAAEDAGRYVEMLKEAYTRIKAVDPSIVVVVGALSSTGVTEINTAVDDITYYKAMYTYNGGEIKNYMDAQGFHPATALNPPDALWPDEPGPGPGWQDSRTHYFRHIEDVRQVMVENGVGDKQIWITEMGWATKNNTPGYEYGNHVSLEQQAEYLEGALFRTKTQYQDFVGVVFIWNLNFAITSAQAGNEFHEQASFGILNPDWSPRPSFTAIQGFINAERRGNQ